Proteins from one Catenuloplanes atrovinosus genomic window:
- a CDS encoding IS481 family transposase: MTHANASLTPTGRLRLARCVVDDGWPLRAAAARFQVSPTTAQRWARRYREHGPAGMTDRSSRPHHSPARTPAPVEAHVLAMRRAHRIGPARLATRAGIAPSTAHRILVRHGEPVLACLDRATGEPVRRYERDQPGELVHIDVKKLARIPDGGGHKTLGRPAGRTNRNGAGYAYIHTALDDHSRLAYSEILPDETAATCAGFLRRATAWFTAHGVRVHRVLTDNAWAYTKNTWHTTCADLGIQPRHTRPWRPQTNGKVERFHRTLTEEWAYHQPYTTDTARCDAYPGWLDWYNYHRPHTALGGHPPAHRVTNLSGQHI; this comes from the coding sequence GTGACTCACGCTAATGCATCCCTGACACCGACCGGGCGGCTGCGCCTGGCGCGTTGCGTGGTCGATGACGGATGGCCGTTACGGGCCGCTGCGGCGCGGTTCCAGGTCTCGCCGACCACCGCACAGCGGTGGGCCCGCCGCTACCGCGAACACGGACCAGCCGGGATGACCGACCGTTCCAGCCGGCCGCACCACAGCCCCGCACGCACCCCCGCCCCAGTCGAGGCACACGTCCTCGCGATGCGCCGTGCGCACCGCATCGGCCCTGCCCGGCTGGCCACCCGCGCCGGTATCGCACCGTCGACCGCGCACCGCATCCTCGTCCGGCACGGCGAACCAGTCCTGGCCTGCCTGGACCGGGCCACCGGCGAACCCGTACGCCGCTACGAACGCGACCAGCCCGGCGAACTCGTCCACATCGACGTCAAGAAACTCGCCCGTATCCCCGACGGCGGCGGACACAAAACCCTCGGCCGACCCGCCGGCCGCACCAACCGCAACGGCGCAGGCTACGCCTACATCCACACCGCCCTCGACGACCACAGCCGCCTGGCCTACTCCGAAATCCTTCCCGACGAAACCGCCGCCACCTGCGCCGGATTCCTACGCCGCGCCACCGCATGGTTCACCGCACACGGCGTGCGCGTCCACCGCGTCCTGACCGACAACGCCTGGGCCTACACCAAAAACACCTGGCACACCACCTGCGCAGACCTCGGCATCCAACCCCGCCACACCCGGCCCTGGCGACCCCAGACCAACGGCAAAGTCGAACGCTTCCACCGCACCCTCACCGAAGAATGGGCCTACCACCAGCCCTACACCACCGACACCGCCCGCTGCGACGCCTACCCCGGCTGGCTCGACTGGTACAACTACCACCGACCCCACACCGCCCTCGGCGGCCACCCACCCGCCCACCGCGTCACCAACCTGTCGGGACAGCACATCTAG